The following coding sequences lie in one Rutidosis leptorrhynchoides isolate AG116_Rl617_1_P2 chromosome 6, CSIRO_AGI_Rlap_v1, whole genome shotgun sequence genomic window:
- the LOC139852015 gene encoding lipoamide acyltransferase component of branched-chain alpha-keto acid dehydrogenase complex, mitochondrial-like translates to MVDIPLAQPGERIDECELLKWFVQEGDQLEEYQPPCEVQSHKATIEIKSRYNGKVANVLHIPGDIIKVIECLLRMEE, encoded by the exons ATGGTTGATATACCATTGGCACAACCTGGTGAACGCATTGATGAATGTGAACTTCTTAAGTGGTTTGTTCAAGAG gGAGATCAACTTGAAGAATATCAACCACCTTGTGAAGTGCAAAGTCATAAAGCTACTATAGAGATTAAGAGTCGTTATAATGGGAAAGTTGCTAACGTTTTGCATATTCCCGGTGATATTATAAAG GTAATCGAATGTCTGTTAAGGATGGAGGAATAA